The DNA sequence CTGCTCGTCCGTTAGCTCCTTGCCCGAGTCGGGAGGGGGCATCCGATCCAGATCATCCTCGGACGTGATCCGAAAGAGGAGCTCACTGGCTTCGGGATCGTCCTGATCGATGACCCGATACCCTCCTCGATCGGCCCGAGCGTCCTCCAACTGATCAAGCCTCAGGTTTCCGCGACGGTCTGTTGGATCCGGCCCATGACAAAAGAGACAGTTCTCAGCCAGGATGGGACGAATATCCCGGTTGAACACGATCGGCGGACCGTCCTCGGAAGCGCCGAATGTCGGGTTCGTCCCGCTGCTGAATGCAAGGAAGCCAACGAGCCCAATCAAGCAGAGGCGAGGCATAGGCGGGGCCTCGGTGAGGAGGAGCACGGGGTGGCGTCGAGACACGTTCACGAGAACGCTGATGAGCGTGCGTGGGATGCCCTATTGGGCACTTTCAAGATCTTAATCTTCAATCGACCACCCTCACAAGCCAATGACGGTCGCTCGGATAGTCGAGAACGGTTGAGTGCCCTCGCCTTGAGGCTCACGCTGCTTGAGCACCACGAGAGGAACGTCCCGCTTGTGGGATTGAATCGCAGGTTGTCTCCAATTTCCTGTTTGCCCAACCAAGGTTCGTCAGTCTTGCCCGTCGAGCATTCGTCTTGAGAAGACGATCTCGGTCTGGGTGGAGTGCGCTGTCCCCTCGTCCCACCGAGCTGACACCTTGACTCTCCCGGCATTGCAGGAGATGATAGTTTTCTATCACGATAACCAACCTCATTCTCCACAATTGTCTGAACGGTTGGTTTCTGCATCGGCGGTTTCCCCCGTTCTCTCGCCTTCCTGACACCTCTGGACGATTGGCTTCTCAAGCGTTCTCTACCGGTGACATTGTGGCGATGCAGCGTGCCCTTGCGATGGCCCGCGAAGCGGAACGGTTCGGTGAAGTCCCAGTCGGTGCCGTCATCACACACGGTGATCGAATCATTGCGGAAGCCTTTAATCTTCGGGAGACATTGTCTGATCCCACAGCTCACGCCGAACGTCTTGCTCTGTCGATGGCAGGAAAGTCACTGGGGACATGGCGTCTCGATGGCTGCAAGCTTTACGTGACGCTTGAACCCTGTTCGATGTGTGCGGGATCAATTGTTCTTGCTCGAATCTCCACCGTGTTTTATGGTGTGTCTGATCCCAAAGCGGGAGCCTGCGAATCGCTTTTCCGACTCACCACCGACCGAAGACTGAATCATCAGACTGACGTTCGACCTGGACTTCTTGCTGGCGAGTGTGCTGAACTGCTCTCCCATTTTTTTCAAACACTTCGAAAGCGATCTCAGCGTTCGTAACTCCTGGAGGAGTGCCTGAGTGGTTGAAAGGGCCGGTCTCGAAAACCGGTGTACCGGTCTCCGGTACCGTGGGTTCGAATCCCACCTCCTCCGCTAGCAAACCGTTGAGACAGTGACCTTTATGCCGAACGCCGCGTCCGGGACGCGGCGTTCGGCATTTCCGGGCCGGCCGCAGGACCGGCCCGGATCACGTTTCGCTTGTCGAATGCCGTCGCATGCGGACGCATGTCGGCGGAACGGTGAGAGTATGGGAAGGCATATGCGCCGCGGCCCGTCCGTCGGTCCACTCTACCCAGAATCCCGATCGGTGAGCCTCCACCTTGTATGATGGATTTGTAACGGAAATGGTGGTATCGATGAGGATCCTGGAATGGACGGCGATGCTGAACACTGGCTCCGGGTCTTCGGGCGGCTCAACGTGTACCTGGCCCGAGGCGGACCGGCACCCCACAGGCTGCTCCTGCTCCTGGTCCTGCTGGAGATGGCCGAGAAGGGGGAGCTACCGGCCAGGGTTCTGCGGTTGACGCCGGAACTGGCTTCCCGCTTCTGCTCCTACTGGGGCATCGTCGCCCATCGCAGGACCCAGCGGCCCGAGGTGCGACTCCCGTTCTTCCATCTCGGCAGCGAGGGCTTCTGAGACGCCTTGCATAAGGACGGCGGGTCGGCGGACACTCCCCGAACGGCACGCTTCGCCTCGTTTGCCCCGACCTTCGAGGCCGCCCTCCGCGTCCCGGAATTCCGCCGGGCGGCGAGTCGAGTCCTGATCCGTTCCTCCTTCACGCCCCCGGAGCAAGTGGCCCTCGGGATCCTGGTCGGCGAGCCGGAGCCGACCGATGGGGAGGATGGGACATCAATCGAGGTGGCTCGAAAGTCGGATTCTTGTCGGGCGAGGGGGAACGGGCCCTCGGCTCGGTTCCGGATCGATGTGGTCGCGGCCTACAACTACACCTGTGCCCTGACGGGCTGCCGCCTGACGACAGTCACGGCCGGGAGCCTGGTCGATGCGGCCCACATCCGCCAGTTCGCCCGCTTGGGGAGCGACAAGATCGGCTACGGCCTGGCCCTGAGCAAGGACGCGCACTGGGCGTTCGACAGCGGCCTCTGGTCGCTGACCGACGACTGCCGTGTGATCGTCGTCGTGGGTTGCTTCGTCGAGGAGTGCCCGGACGTTCGCCCGCTCGGCGCGAATCACGGTCAGCAGAACCAGTTGCCGGCAGGGCGGACCCTGTGGCCGAATCTCGTCAATCTCGCATGGCATCGGCGACACAAGCTTCAAAATGATTAAACAAGTATGCATTTAAATCGGTTCAAACGTCCCGACCACTCGAGCTCCGACTGTCCAAACCTTCGTGACGCATCAGACGATCCAACTTTCGCTCGACTCGATCCAGATCATCGCGCAAAGCGTCAAGCCGCCGCTCGTGACGCCCGAGCAACGACCGCATACGGGCTTCCACCGATCCAACGATGCCAAAGGCGATCAGGAACATCAAGACAAGTTGGAGCACGTGAACCACTATCTCCAAACGTTCAGGCGTGTCGGACCGTCGCGTCGGTGAAGAGTCTGAATTGATTGACTCATTCTGACAAGGTGTCACTTCAGATTTTCCGTCCAATGCCAGACGCCGACAAAGCAAGGATGGAGACAACCCACCTGATGGCGACCGGGGCGAAGATTCGAATTGTCCCTGCTTCCATGATCCAAGATGATTCTGAAGGGTAGCTCGCGCGAAGTGTTGCAGCTGCAGATGACGGCCGAGAACGCTCGGCCGACCACCATGCCTATGTCTTGGTCGAGGGGAACTCGAACGCGATTTGAAGACGCAGTCTGGAGGGGTGGCGCAACGCTCATCGGTTCACGCTGAGAGCAGGAGAGAACCTCGGAGTTTGGCTGTTATCGTCACTTCTCAGCCGAGATGCTTTAGATCCTCGAGGGTCGTTGTTCGCCCAGTAAGGCGGGGCCCTTTGCGATTCAAGTCCGACGCATCTTGGAGCACCTCATGAGAACAGAACGCGCATTCCTCATCATCTTCGTAATGCTCGGCGTCGCGAACCGGGCGCAGGCCGAGCTCCTCTCGCCCTCGGTGTCAGTCGCTGGCCGAACCCAGAACGAGTGGGCCGAGGCCTGGTGGAACTGGACGTTGAGCTTTCCCGAGGCCTCAAATCCGGTGACAGACACAACCGGGGCCTTCGCGAACCTCGGAGACCAGGGCAAGGTCTTCTTCCTCGCGGGGCATTTCGGCGGAGCGGGGCCGGTCACTCGCAGGGCCACCGTCCGAAGGAATCAATACCTCTTCTTGCCTCTCGCCAACGGCGTGACCACCGTGCTCGATTCGAGCTATGGCCCATCGTACGACGAGATGCGACAGGACGTAATCGAGTTCGTCGGCGAGGGCTCCGGCTTCTATGCCGAGCTCGACGGAACGAGCCTGGCCGGAGGTCGCGATCTGAATGACTGGCTCCAACTCTCTCCCGACGTCTTCACACTGGAATTCCCCCCAGGCGGGATCTTCACCGGCGGCGACTACACCGGGCCGATCGATTCGGTCCAGCGGGGATGGTGGCTGATGCTCGCGCCGCTGGAAGTCGGCACCTACACCCTGCGATTCGGCGGAATGGCCACACCGACCGGTATCTACAGCGACTTCGATCCGAACGTGCAGGACGTGACCTACATCCTCACGGTGGTCCCTGAGCCCTCGAGCCTTGCCCTCTCGGCATCGGCCCTCGGGCTGGCGGGCGTCGTTGCCCTCATGCGGGGGCGAAGGCCGGTCTCAGTCTGATTCTCACCCCGACGCGCCCAGGGTGGTCGCGTTCACGTTCCCGTCTCGGAGAACACTCGATGGAATGGCTTTCGATGATGTTCGGTGGCGGGAGGGGCTTCGTCGACTCGGCCCTGCTTATCGGGCTGTTCTGGGCGGCGCTGGTCCATCCGGATCGAATCCGGAGCCTGTACAGCTTCCGCGTCGCTACGATACTCCTTGCTGTGTCGGTCGTCGTGCCGTTGCTCACCCAACTCGCCTGGCTCCAAGGAACCATCAGGGGGGGTGGAGCCCCCGGGCAGGGGACTGGATTGACGATGGTCGCCCAGGCCGTTCATCCTCTGGTGCTGATGCTGGCCGTGCTGATTGGGCTCGACTCCGTGACGCCCCGATCCCGGTCCAGAGGCTGAGATGATGTCACCTCAGTGCGCCTGGGTGATATCCTCCGCCAGCCGGACCAACCTGACTCTCGGAACCACGAAACGCGGTCCTGCGAAGCCTTCTCCAGGGTATGGACTCCCGGGGTCCAGGATCTCATCGGCGCCTCGGTGTGGCGCCGTTCCCTGGAGGAGGCCGCGATCACTGCCTGAGCGTACCCATCACGTTCTGACAGCATTTTTTTCCGGACTTCGATTGGCGTCGAAGTTGGGCAGTTTGTGGCTTTCTGTGTAGGATGCGCCCCTCGGCCGGTGGCGCGACGCGGGTCCCATGTGCCACCCGAGTTGTTGCGACGCGGGCGGCATCGGGTTCCAGATCGCGACCCCAGGGCGGCCAGATATTCTGAAGCCATCCGCCCGCCGAGGGCCGCCCGCACACGACCCTCCCGCCCCCGCCAAGGACACCCGGCTGCTGAGCACAACCGGAAGGCCCTCTCTCGCGAGGCCGAGACGCTGGTCGGCAAGGCCGACGGCATCCAGGGACTCGACACTCGAAACCGCGACACCAAGTCCATCGAGCTGGTCC is a window from the Tautonia rosea genome containing:
- the tadA gene encoding tRNA adenosine(34) deaminase TadA, which translates into the protein MQRALAMAREAERFGEVPVGAVITHGDRIIAEAFNLRETLSDPTAHAERLALSMAGKSLGTWRLDGCKLYVTLEPCSMCAGSIVLARISTVFYGVSDPKAGACESLFRLTTDRRLNHQTDVRPGLLAGECAELLSHFFQTLRKRSQRS
- a CDS encoding HNH endonuclease, with the translated sequence MHKDGGSADTPRTARFASFAPTFEAALRVPEFRRAASRVLIRSSFTPPEQVALGILVGEPEPTDGEDGTSIEVARKSDSCRARGNGPSARFRIDVVAAYNYTCALTGCRLTTVTAGSLVDAAHIRQFARLGSDKIGYGLALSKDAHWAFDSGLWSLTDDCRVIVVVGCFVEECPDVRPLGANHGQQNQLPAGRTLWPNLVNLAWHRRHKLQND
- a CDS encoding PEP-CTERM sorting domain-containing protein — translated: MRTERAFLIIFVMLGVANRAQAELLSPSVSVAGRTQNEWAEAWWNWTLSFPEASNPVTDTTGAFANLGDQGKVFFLAGHFGGAGPVTRRATVRRNQYLFLPLANGVTTVLDSSYGPSYDEMRQDVIEFVGEGSGFYAELDGTSLAGGRDLNDWLQLSPDVFTLEFPPGGIFTGGDYTGPIDSVQRGWWLMLAPLEVGTYTLRFGGMATPTGIYSDFDPNVQDVTYILTVVPEPSSLALSASALGLAGVVALMRGRRPVSV